The Rhodoligotrophos defluvii DNA window CTGCTGGCGATCGCGCGCATTTCCGGCGAGACCGCGCCGCTGCTGTTCACTGCGCTCAACAACCAGTTCTGGAGCGTTGACCTCCTGGCCCCGATGCCCAGCCTGCCGGTGGTCATCTTCCAATTCGCGCTCAGCCCGTATGAGGATTGGCAGCAACTGGCCTGGACGGGCGCCCTGCTCATCACCATCACGGTGCTCGCCCTCAGCATCATCGCGCGGGCGCTCTCGGCCCGGAAAATGGAAACCTGATCATGACAGCCAACGCCATCCCCAACACCGCGCCTCGCGAACGGCCCGCCGCTGCGCTCCGCGAGCGGATCTCCATCCGCAACGTCTCGTTCTACTATGGCGAGTCGCAGGCGCTGAAGAATATCAGCCTGCCGCTCTACGACCGGGAGGTGACCGCCTTCATCGGGCCTTCCGGATGCGGGAAGTCCACCCTGCTTCGCGTCCTCAACCGCATGTACGATCTCTATCCGAAGCAGCGGGCCGAGGGCGAGGTGCTGCTTGACGGCGACAACATCCTGGACCCTAAGCAGGACCTCAACCTGCTGCGGGCGCGGATCGGCATGGTCTTTCAGAAGCCGACGCCCTTCCCCATGTCCATCTATGACAATATCGCCTTCGGTATCCGGCTCTACGAGAAGCTGCCGAAGTCGGAGATGGACGACCGGGTGGAGGACGCGCTGCGGCGCGGCGCGCTATGGGACGAGGTGAAGGACAAGCTCCACACCAGCGGCATGGGGCTGTCGGGTGGCCAGCAGCAGCGGCTGTGCATCGCGCGCAGCGTGGCGGTGCGGCCGGAGGTCATCCTGTTCGACGAGCCCTGCTCGGCGCTGGATCCGATCTCCACGGGGCGCATCGAGGAGCTGATCGAGCAGCTGAAGGTGGACTACACCATCGCCATCGTCACCCACAACATGCAGCAGGCGGCGCGCGTCTCGAAATACACGGCCTTCATGTATCTGGGCGATCTCATCGAGTTCGACCTGACCGAGAAGGTCTTCACCGCACCGTCACACAAGAAGACGGAAGAATACATCACCGGCCGCTTCGGCTAAGGCCGACGCCGGATTGAAAGGAAGCCGCCGTGAGCGAACACATCGTCAAGTCCTTCGATGAAGAGATTGCCGCTCTGAATGCGCGCCTTGCCCAGATGGGCGGCATGGCGGAAGAGCAGCTAGCCGGCGCCATCGAGGTGCTGGAAAGCCGCGATGCAGAACGCGCCGCAGCGATCATCGATGCCGACCGCAAGCTCGACCAGCTCGAGCGCGAGGTCGAGGAGCGCTCGATTCTGCTGATCGCCAAGCGCCAGCCCATGGCGCGCGATCTCCGCCAGGTGGTGGTGGCGCTCCGTACGGCCATGGATCTGGAGCGGGTCGGGGATTTGGCGAAGAATATCGCCAAGCGGTCGTTCGCGATCGGCGAAGGCCGGCCCAACGCCGGCTTCGCGGGCCTCAACCACATGGGCCGGCTGGCGCTGGAGCAGCTCAAGCTGGTGCTGGACGGCTTCATTCAGCACGACGCCGACAAGGCGCTGGAGGTGTGGCGCAACGACGAGCAGATCGACACACTCTACAACGCGCTGTTCCGGGAGCTGCTCACCTACATGATGGAAGATCCGCGCACGATCGGCGCCTGCACTCATCTCTTGTTCGGGGCCAAGAACATCGAGCGGATCGGCGACCATTGCACCAATATCGCCGAGAATGTCTATTACCTCGTCCATGGCCGGCTTCTGACCGAGGACCGGCCGAAGAGCGACACCACCAGCATGCTGAGCGTGAAGTACTCGGCCAAGCCTGCCGAGCCGGAAAAGACGCCATGAACGCACGTATCCTCATCGTGGAGGACGAGGAGCCGCTGCAGGTCCTCCTCTCCTACAATTTCGAGGCGGAAGGGTTCGTCACCCGCAGCGCCTCCAATGGCGATGACGTGGAGGTGCTCGTCGAGGAGGACCGACCGGACCTGATCATTCTCGACTGGATGCTGCCCGGCCTCTCCGGCATCGAGCTGTGCCGCCGCCTTAGGGCCCGCAGCGAGACGCGCGACATTCCCATCATCATGCTCACCGCCCGCGGCGAGGAGCAGGAGCGTATCCGTGGCCTCGCCACCGGCGCCGACGACTACGTGGTGAAGCCGTTCTCGGTACCGGAGCTGATCGCGCGCGCCCGCAGCATCCTGCGCCGCGCCAATCCGGAGATCGTGGCCGAGGTCTTGCGGGTCGGCGACCTCGCCATGGACTTGCGCACCCGCCGGGTGACGCGCGGCGGCCGCGACATCAATCTCTCGCCCACCGAGTTCAAACTGCTGGAGCACCTGATGCGCAGCCCCGGCCGCGTCTATACGCGCGAGCAGCTGCTGAATGCGGTGTGGGGCCGCGACATCTATATCGACGAGCGCACGGTGGATGTGCATATCGGCCGGCTGCGCGGGGTGATCAATCGCGGCCGTGAGCCCGACCCGATCCGCACGGTGCGCGGCATCGGCTATGCGTTCAACGAGCGGTTTGCCGGCTAGAGCGTTTTCGCCTTTTCATGGACTCGCGAAACCGCTCTAAGTTACTGTCTGGTTGCATTTTCTTCACGCGAGCCGGCATCCACTTCGCTCGAAAATGCTCTAGGCTAGCTCCTTCCATATCCACGGGATCGGGAAGCACCCTGTTCCGTTGATAGAGGACGAGAGGAGCATCCGATGAACACTGCCAATCTTCAGCTTGAAGGTCTCTATCTCGCGATCGCCGCCATCAACGATGCGCTGGTGCGCAAGGGTGTGCTTACGCGCGAGGAGATCGATCTGGCCCTCAAACGGGCCGAGCAGACCGCCCTGGGCGATGACCGCACCGCTGAGGATCTCAGCCCGGCGCACCGGGATGCGGTGGCTTTTCCCGCGCGGCTGCTGATCCTTGCCAATCACAGCGCGTCGGACGGGCATGTTCCCCCCTTTTCCGAGCTAGCCAAGCGCGTGGGCGAGACAAAGCCGCTCTATAACGACCAGCTCTGACCCTTATCCACTTCGCTCGAAAATGCTTCTAGCGCCCGAGCTTCGCCGACCTGCTCTGGAGCAACACGGCAACGCCGGCCAGCCCGATCAGCGCGATGCCCAGCACCTTCCAGGCGGCCGGCACCTCGTGGAAGAACAGGTACCCCCAGAGCGTGGCCCAGATCAGGGCGGTGTATTCGAAGGGTGTCACGGCCTTAGGCTGCGCCACCACATAGGCCTTGGCGAGGCAGTAGAAGCCCAGCGTGGCGATGAGCCCCAAGCTCAGCATCAAGCCGAGGTCGAGTGCGGGCGGCCAG harbors:
- the pstB gene encoding phosphate ABC transporter ATP-binding protein PstB, translating into MTANAIPNTAPRERPAAALRERISIRNVSFYYGESQALKNISLPLYDREVTAFIGPSGCGKSTLLRVLNRMYDLYPKQRAEGEVLLDGDNILDPKQDLNLLRARIGMVFQKPTPFPMSIYDNIAFGIRLYEKLPKSEMDDRVEDALRRGALWDEVKDKLHTSGMGLSGGQQQRLCIARSVAVRPEVILFDEPCSALDPISTGRIEELIEQLKVDYTIAIVTHNMQQAARVSKYTAFMYLGDLIEFDLTEKVFTAPSHKKTEEYITGRFG
- the phoU gene encoding phosphate signaling complex protein PhoU; its protein translation is MSEHIVKSFDEEIAALNARLAQMGGMAEEQLAGAIEVLESRDAERAAAIIDADRKLDQLEREVEERSILLIAKRQPMARDLRQVVVALRTAMDLERVGDLAKNIAKRSFAIGEGRPNAGFAGLNHMGRLALEQLKLVLDGFIQHDADKALEVWRNDEQIDTLYNALFRELLTYMMEDPRTIGACTHLLFGAKNIERIGDHCTNIAENVYYLVHGRLLTEDRPKSDTTSMLSVKYSAKPAEPEKTP
- the phoB gene encoding phosphate regulon transcriptional regulator PhoB, translated to MNARILIVEDEEPLQVLLSYNFEAEGFVTRSASNGDDVEVLVEEDRPDLIILDWMLPGLSGIELCRRLRARSETRDIPIIMLTARGEEQERIRGLATGADDYVVKPFSVPELIARARSILRRANPEIVAEVLRVGDLAMDLRTRRVTRGGRDINLSPTEFKLLEHLMRSPGRVYTREQLLNAVWGRDIYIDERTVDVHIGRLRGVINRGREPDPIRTVRGIGYAFNERFAG